A DNA window from Microcystis aeruginosa NIES-843 contains the following coding sequences:
- a CDS encoding cadmium resistance transporter: MIEIVIAISTGVAAFVATNLDDILILTILFSQTGRLFRRRDIVIGQYIGFSLLVIASLAGFFGCFLIPTPWIRYLGLVPVILGIFSLLKEDDKQQEPENVEVDLEGAKHSPFGGWFDPRTYSVAALTVANGSDNIGIYVPLFASSSVTSLIVIVSVFLILVGVWCAFAYGLTSVPTIATILTSQGSTFVPCVLIGLGIFIVKESITLAFLALAISYLRAIVGRSKELAKK; encoded by the coding sequence ATGATCGAGATTGTGATTGCCATATCTACGGGTGTAGCAGCATTCGTCGCCACCAACCTCGACGATATATTGATCCTGACGATTCTCTTCAGCCAAACGGGGAGACTCTTCCGTCGTCGCGATATCGTCATCGGTCAGTATATCGGCTTTAGTCTGCTTGTTATTGCCAGTTTAGCGGGATTTTTCGGTTGCTTTCTCATCCCTACCCCATGGATTCGCTATCTAGGCCTCGTTCCTGTGATTCTCGGCATCTTTTCCCTTCTCAAAGAAGATGATAAGCAGCAAGAGCCGGAGAATGTCGAAGTGGACCTGGAGGGTGCGAAACATTCCCCCTTCGGTGGTTGGTTTGACCCGCGCACCTATAGCGTGGCTGCGTTGACCGTCGCCAACGGCAGCGATAATATCGGCATTTACGTTCCCCTTTTCGCCAGTAGTAGCGTAACAAGTCTGATCGTTATCGTCAGCGTGTTTTTGATTCTGGTGGGGGTTTGGTGTGCGTTCGCCTACGGGTTGACCAGTGTGCCGACCATCGCCACCATCCTAACCAGTCAGGGAAGTACCTTTGTTCCCTGTGTGCTGATCGGTTTAGGGATTTTTATCGTCAAAGAAAGTATTACCCTTGCATTTTTGGCCTTAGCAATTAGCTATCTCCGGGCGATCGTCGGTCGCAGTAAGGAACTTGCAAAAAAATAA